In one window of Limisphaera ngatamarikiensis DNA:
- a CDS encoding deoxyhypusine synthase family protein yields MTPTTLGPVSAFVEEHFRHFNAAVVRRASEAWIRLLERGGRMFLAMAGAMSTAELGRSLAEMIRRDKIHAICCTGANLEEDLFNLVGHREYVQLPEYRDLTPADELELMRRGLNRVTDVCIPERVMMLVHDRLLPRWQAAEKTGQRRFPHEFVYDLLRSGELESLYQADPRHSWLLAAAQKDLPLFVPGWEDSSLGNLFVARVADGTLHDVQIIRNGLEAMLELLRWYEETSARHPIGFFQIGGGIPGDFAICAVPLLRQDLKRTHVPLWAYFCQISDSTTSYGSYSGAVPNEKITWGKLGPDTPRFVIESDATVIAPLIFARVLGW; encoded by the coding sequence ATGACACCAACAACCTTGGGACCGGTCAGTGCGTTCGTGGAGGAGCACTTCCGGCATTTCAATGCCGCGGTGGTCCGACGCGCCAGTGAGGCCTGGATCCGGTTGCTGGAGCGCGGCGGCCGGATGTTTCTCGCCATGGCCGGCGCCATGAGCACGGCCGAGCTTGGACGCTCCCTGGCCGAGATGATCCGCCGCGACAAGATCCATGCGATTTGTTGCACCGGTGCAAACCTGGAGGAGGACCTCTTCAACCTCGTGGGCCACCGCGAATACGTGCAGCTGCCGGAATACCGCGACCTCACCCCGGCTGACGAACTGGAACTGATGCGACGGGGACTGAACCGGGTCACCGACGTTTGCATCCCGGAACGGGTCATGATGCTGGTTCATGACCGGTTGCTGCCCCGCTGGCAGGCAGCGGAAAAGACGGGACAACGGCGGTTCCCGCACGAGTTCGTATACGATTTGCTCCGCAGCGGTGAACTGGAGTCGCTGTATCAGGCCGATCCCCGGCACAGTTGGCTGCTGGCAGCCGCGCAAAAGGACCTGCCCCTGTTCGTACCGGGATGGGAGGATTCCTCCCTGGGCAATCTCTTTGTGGCCCGGGTAGCCGACGGCACGCTCCACGACGTGCAAATCATCCGCAACGGTCTGGAAGCCATGCTGGAGCTGCTGCGGTGGTACGAGGAAACCTCGGCCCGGCATCCGATCGGCTTTTTCCAGATCGGCGGCGGCATCCCGGGCGACTTCGCCATCTGCGCCGTGCCGTTGCTCCGGCAGGATCTCAAACGGACGCACGTCCCCTTGTGGGCCTACTTCTGCCAGATCAGCGATTCCACCACCAGCTACGGCAGCTACTCCGGCGCGGTGCCCAATGAGAAGATTACCTGGGGCAAACTCGGTCCGGACACACCCCGGTTTGTGATCGAATCGGACGCCACCGTCATTGCGCCGCTGATCTTCGCGCGGGTGCTGGGTTGGTAG